A genomic region of Pseudomonas sp. RSB 5.4 contains the following coding sequences:
- the gcvH gene encoding glycine cleavage system protein GcvH, with product MSNIPAELRFAESHEWARLEADGTVTVGISDHAQEALGDVVFVELAEVGKVFAAGEAAGVVESVKAASDIYSPVGGEVIAVNETLADSPEELNNDPYAAWIFKLKPSDKAELDNLLDAAAYKAAIGE from the coding sequence ATGAGCAATATCCCCGCTGAACTGCGTTTTGCCGAAAGTCATGAGTGGGCGCGTCTGGAAGCCGACGGCACCGTTACCGTGGGCATCAGCGATCACGCGCAGGAAGCGCTGGGCGATGTGGTGTTCGTTGAACTGGCCGAAGTCGGCAAGGTGTTTGCTGCCGGTGAGGCTGCCGGTGTTGTCGAGTCGGTGAAGGCCGCGTCCGACATCTACTCCCCGGTCGGCGGTGAAGTGATCGCGGTCAACGAAACGCTGGCTGACTCGCCGGAAGAACTGAACAACGATCCGTACGCCGCATGGATCTTCAAGCTCAAGCCAAGCGACAAGGCCGAGCTGGACAACCTGCTGGACGCTGCTGCCTACAAGGCTGCCATCGGCGAATAA
- a CDS encoding DegT/DnrJ/EryC1/StrS aminotransferase family protein: MSQLPFLPFSKPVIDEATIAAVGDVLRSGWITSGPKVQAFEAQLSEYFGGRPVRTFNSGTCTMEIALRIAGIGPGDEVITTPISWVATANVILEVGATPVFADIDPVTRNIDLDQLEAAITPRTKAVIPVYLAGLPVDMERLYAIARKHNLRIVEDAAQALGSSWNGQRIGATGDFVSFSFQANKNVTCSEGGCLVLNTPEEARLAEKYRLQGVTRNGFDGLDVDVLGGKFNMTDVAATIGLGQFAHIEALTAHRQALARHYFKCFGDDFEATYGAQLPPADFTQSNWHLFQLVLPERKDGLPARATFMEQMQAKGIGIGYHYPPIHLLSLYRERGFKEGMLPVAERVGRLIVSLPMFTTMTKDDVERSVAAVKAVLRDA, from the coding sequence ATGAGCCAACTGCCGTTCCTGCCGTTTTCCAAACCTGTCATTGATGAAGCCACGATTGCCGCCGTCGGCGATGTGCTGCGCTCCGGCTGGATCACCAGCGGGCCGAAGGTCCAGGCCTTTGAAGCACAACTGTCGGAATACTTCGGCGGGCGCCCGGTGCGCACCTTCAACTCCGGCACCTGCACCATGGAAATCGCCTTGCGCATCGCCGGCATCGGCCCGGGTGACGAAGTGATCACCACGCCGATTTCCTGGGTCGCCACCGCCAACGTGATCCTCGAAGTCGGCGCCACACCAGTGTTTGCCGACATCGATCCGGTGACCCGCAATATCGATCTGGACCAGTTGGAAGCGGCCATCACCCCGCGCACCAAAGCGGTGATTCCGGTGTACCTCGCCGGCCTGCCGGTGGACATGGAACGCTTGTACGCCATCGCCCGCAAACACAACTTGCGCATTGTCGAAGACGCCGCTCAGGCCCTGGGTTCGAGCTGGAACGGTCAGCGCATCGGCGCCACCGGCGATTTCGTCTCGTTCAGTTTCCAGGCGAACAAGAACGTCACCTGCTCCGAGGGCGGCTGTCTGGTGCTGAACACCCCGGAAGAAGCACGGCTGGCGGAGAAGTACCGCTTGCAAGGCGTGACCCGCAACGGCTTCGATGGTCTGGACGTCGACGTGCTCGGCGGCAAGTTCAACATGACCGACGTCGCCGCCACCATCGGCCTGGGTCAATTCGCGCATATCGAGGCGCTGACCGCCCATCGTCAGGCACTGGCCCGGCACTACTTCAAATGTTTTGGCGATGACTTTGAAGCGACCTATGGCGCGCAACTGCCGCCAGCGGATTTCACCCAGAGCAACTGGCACCTGTTCCAGCTGGTCCTGCCGGAACGCAAGGACGGCTTGCCGGCCCGCGCCACGTTCATGGAGCAGATGCAGGCCAAAGGCATCGGCATCGGCTATCACTACCCGCCGATCCACTTGCTGAGCCTGTACCGCGAGCGCGGGTTCAAGGAAGGCATGTTGCCAGTTGCCGAGCGCGTTGGACGCTTGATCGTGTCATTGCCGATGTTCACCACCATGACCAAGGACGACGTCGAGCGTTCGGTGGCGGCAGTGAAAGCGGTATTGCGCGACGCCTGA
- a CDS encoding extracellular solute-binding protein — MLAPKRLLTALALTLIGSATAQAADEVVVYSSRIDELIKPVFDAYTAKTGVKIKFITDKEAPLMQRIKAEGENATADLLLTVDAGNLWQAEQMGILQPFTSKTIDSNIPAQYRSSTHAWTGLSLRARTIAYSTERVKPGELTTYEALADKNWEGRLCLRTAKKVYNQSLTATMIEVHGAEKTEKILKGWVNNLSTDVFSDDVAVLEAINAGQCDVGIVNTYYYGRLHKQKPDLPVKLFWPNQADRGVHVNLSGIGLTKHAPHPEAAKALVEWMTTPEAQKIFADVNQEFPANPAVKPSEEVAAWGQFVADTLPVEVAGKRQAEAIRMMDRAGWN, encoded by the coding sequence ATGTTGGCACCCAAGCGTCTTCTGACCGCACTGGCCCTGACCCTGATCGGCAGCGCCACCGCCCAGGCCGCCGACGAGGTGGTGGTCTACTCCTCGCGTATCGATGAGCTGATCAAACCGGTATTCGACGCCTATACCGCGAAAACCGGGGTGAAGATCAAGTTCATCACCGACAAGGAAGCGCCGCTGATGCAGCGCATCAAGGCCGAAGGCGAGAACGCCACCGCCGACCTGCTGCTCACCGTCGACGCCGGCAACCTCTGGCAGGCCGAGCAGATGGGCATCCTGCAGCCGTTCACCTCGAAAACCATCGACAGCAACATTCCTGCGCAATACCGCTCCTCCACGCATGCCTGGACCGGCCTGAGCCTGCGCGCGCGGACCATCGCCTATTCCACCGAACGGGTGAAACCGGGCGAGTTGACCACCTACGAAGCGCTGGCCGACAAGAATTGGGAAGGGCGCCTGTGCCTGCGCACGGCGAAGAAGGTCTACAACCAGTCGCTGACCGCGACCATGATCGAAGTGCACGGCGCCGAGAAGACCGAGAAGATCCTCAAGGGCTGGGTCAACAACCTGTCCACCGATGTGTTCTCCGATGACGTCGCAGTGCTGGAGGCGATCAATGCCGGCCAGTGCGACGTCGGCATCGTCAACACCTACTACTACGGTCGTTTGCACAAGCAGAAGCCGGACTTGCCGGTGAAACTGTTCTGGCCGAATCAGGCCGATCGCGGCGTGCACGTGAACCTGTCGGGCATCGGCCTGACCAAGCATGCGCCGCACCCGGAAGCAGCCAAGGCGCTGGTGGAGTGGATGACCACGCCTGAGGCGCAGAAGATCTTCGCTGACGTGAATCAGGAATTCCCGGCCAACCCGGCGGTGAAACCTTCGGAGGAAGTGGCGGCTTGGGGCCAGTTCGTCGCTGATACCTTGCCGGTGGAAGTGGCGGGCAAGCGTCAGGCGGAAGCGATCCGGATGATGGATCGGGCGGGTTGGAACTGA
- a CDS encoding DUF2388 domain-containing protein, producing MMRLKLAVATLALLSLPVGSAMADGFWRNVISSGATTGSTYLTFKDHKLIVAAQDDAGSFVASDGGIRGPYLEAAMQKVRADNPGLQATDMELANAILAKNAVESE from the coding sequence ATCATGCGTCTCAAACTTGCTGTCGCGACCCTTGCCTTGCTGTCCCTTCCCGTTGGTTCAGCGATGGCCGACGGCTTTTGGCGTAACGTCATTTCCTCCGGTGCCACCACCGGTTCGACCTACCTGACCTTCAAGGATCACAAGCTGATCGTCGCCGCGCAGGACGACGCCGGCAGCTTCGTCGCCAGCGACGGCGGTATCCGCGGGCCGTACCTGGAAGCGGCGATGCAGAAAGTCCGCGCCGACAACCCGGGCCTGCAGGCCACAGACATGGAACTGGCGAATGCGATTCTGGCGAAGAACGCGGTGGAATCCGAGTAA
- the gcvT gene encoding glycine cleavage system aminomethyltransferase GcvT, producing the protein MGQRTPLYDLHLALGAKMVDFGGWDMPLHYGSQVEEHHEVRRDCGVFDVSHMTVIDVDGPQAKAWLQHLLANDVERLHRPGRALYSTMLNERGGIVDDMIVYRLEDRYRLVFNASTRDQDLAWMQAHVAGYEVQLHERQELAMLAIQGPQARHKIAELVTQSRAALIQHLKPFEAEVDGDWFIARTGYTGEDGLEIALPAGQAPGFFNDLVGAGISPIGLGARDTLRVEAGMNLYGQDIHQDVSPLASNMAWSIAWEPASRQFIGRAALEAEKAAGVAHKLVGLVLEERGVLRAHQVVRIADVGEGEITSGSFSPTLSKSIALARVPMATADRAEVEIRGKWYPVRVVKPTFVRHGKTLI; encoded by the coding sequence ATGGGACAGCGTACGCCTCTGTATGACCTGCATCTTGCCCTCGGCGCGAAGATGGTCGATTTTGGCGGTTGGGACATGCCACTGCATTACGGCTCGCAGGTCGAGGAACACCACGAGGTGCGCCGCGATTGCGGGGTGTTCGATGTTTCCCACATGACCGTGATCGACGTTGATGGCCCCCAGGCCAAGGCCTGGCTGCAGCATTTGCTGGCCAATGACGTCGAACGCCTGCACCGCCCCGGCCGTGCGCTCTACAGCACCATGCTCAACGAGCGTGGCGGCATCGTCGACGACATGATTGTCTATCGCCTCGAAGACCGTTATCGCCTGGTGTTCAACGCCTCCACCCGCGACCAGGATCTGGCGTGGATGCAGGCGCATGTCGCCGGTTACGAGGTGCAACTGCACGAACGCCAGGAACTGGCGATGCTCGCCATTCAAGGCCCGCAGGCCCGGCACAAGATTGCCGAACTGGTGACCCAGTCCCGCGCCGCACTGATCCAGCACCTCAAACCGTTCGAAGCCGAAGTCGATGGCGACTGGTTCATTGCGCGCACCGGTTACACCGGTGAAGACGGGCTGGAAATCGCCTTGCCGGCCGGGCAGGCACCGGGCTTCTTCAACGATCTGGTCGGCGCCGGCATTTCTCCCATCGGTCTCGGTGCCCGCGATACGCTGCGGGTCGAGGCCGGGATGAACCTCTACGGCCAGGACATTCATCAAGATGTCTCGCCGCTGGCGTCCAATATGGCCTGGAGCATTGCCTGGGAACCGGCCTCGCGGCAGTTCATAGGCCGTGCTGCGCTGGAAGCGGAAAAAGCTGCCGGTGTTGCGCACAAACTGGTGGGGCTGGTGCTTGAGGAGCGGGGTGTTTTGCGCGCCCATCAAGTGGTTCGTATCGCCGATGTTGGCGAAGGAGAGATCACCAGTGGTAGTTTCTCTCCTACGCTAAGCAAATCGATTGCCCTGGCGCGTGTTCCGATGGCCACAGCCGACCGCGCCGAAGTGGAAATCCGTGGCAAGTGGTATCCGGTACGAGTGGTCAAACCGACCTTCGTGCGCCATGGCAAAACCTTGATCTAA
- a CDS encoding iron ABC transporter permease, producing the protein MAHPAQRRWYPIVLAIAALVLLPLSVLLLSWQTIDQQIWSHLWETQMPRLLGNTLTLVLGVGVGVTLLGVSLAWLTSLCEFPGRRWLDWALMLPFAIPAYVLAFVFVGLLDFAGPVQTLLREWFGSGLRLPRVRSTGGVIVVLVLVFYPYVYLLARTAFLAQGKGLMEAARVLGQSPWQAFWRVALPMARPAIGAGVALALMETLADFGAVSVFNFDTFTTAIYKTWYGFFSLPSAAQLASLLLLVVMLVLYGERRARGANRASNERPRVKALYQLRGLKAFAATGWCLVVFACAFVIPLLQLLVWFWQRGRFDLDERYAGLILHTLYLGAMAALITVSVALLLAFARRLAPTRAIRSGVSLANLGYALPGSVLAVSIMLAFSYLDRALVIPLSGWLGGAGKPLLLGSLAALLMAYLVRFIAVAYGPLENSLARIRPSLPEAARSLGVSGPRLFFKVYLPLLLPGTLSAALLVFVDVLKEMPATLLMRPFGWDTLAVRIFEMTSEGEWARASLPALTLVLVGLLPVIGLIRRSAHRNT; encoded by the coding sequence GTGGCCCACCCCGCCCAACGCCGCTGGTATCCCATCGTCCTCGCCATCGCCGCGCTGGTGCTGTTGCCCCTGAGTGTCCTGCTGCTGTCGTGGCAGACCATCGATCAGCAAATCTGGTCGCACCTGTGGGAAACCCAGATGCCGCGCCTGCTGGGCAACACGTTGACGCTGGTGCTTGGCGTCGGCGTCGGCGTGACGCTGCTCGGTGTCAGTCTGGCGTGGCTCACCAGCCTCTGCGAATTTCCCGGACGGCGCTGGCTCGACTGGGCGCTGATGCTGCCCTTCGCCATCCCCGCCTACGTGCTGGCGTTCGTCTTCGTTGGCTTGCTGGATTTCGCCGGCCCGGTGCAAACGCTGCTGCGTGAGTGGTTCGGCAGCGGCTTGCGCCTGCCACGGGTACGCTCCACCGGCGGGGTGATCGTGGTGCTGGTGCTGGTGTTTTATCCCTACGTTTACCTGCTGGCGCGCACCGCGTTTCTTGCGCAGGGCAAAGGCCTGATGGAAGCGGCGCGGGTACTCGGTCAGTCGCCCTGGCAGGCGTTCTGGCGGGTGGCGTTGCCGATGGCGCGTCCGGCAATTGGCGCCGGTGTCGCACTGGCGCTGATGGAGACGTTGGCGGATTTCGGCGCGGTGTCGGTGTTCAACTTCGACACCTTCACCACCGCCATCTACAAGACCTGGTACGGCTTCTTCAGCCTGCCGAGCGCGGCGCAACTGGCCAGCCTGTTGCTGCTGGTGGTGATGCTGGTGCTGTACGGCGAGCGACGCGCGCGCGGCGCCAACCGGGCAAGCAACGAGCGACCACGGGTCAAGGCGCTGTATCAACTGCGCGGACTCAAAGCGTTCGCGGCGACCGGTTGGTGCCTGGTGGTGTTTGCCTGCGCGTTCGTGATTCCGCTGCTGCAACTGCTGGTGTGGTTCTGGCAGCGCGGGCGCTTCGATCTGGATGAGCGTTATGCCGGGCTGATCCTGCACACCCTGTATCTGGGCGCTATGGCGGCGTTGATCACCGTCAGCGTCGCGCTGTTGCTGGCGTTTGCCCGACGTCTGGCGCCGACCCGGGCGATCCGTTCCGGAGTCAGTCTGGCCAATCTCGGTTATGCGCTGCCGGGTTCGGTGCTGGCAGTGTCGATCATGCTGGCGTTCAGTTATCTCGACCGCGCACTGGTGATTCCGCTGTCGGGCTGGCTCGGCGGCGCCGGCAAGCCGCTGCTGCTGGGCAGTCTGGCGGCGTTGCTGATGGCCTATCTGGTGCGCTTTATCGCGGTGGCCTACGGGCCGCTGGAAAACAGTCTGGCGCGTATACGGCCTTCATTGCCCGAAGCGGCACGTAGTCTGGGTGTCAGTGGGCCGCGACTGTTTTTCAAAGTGTATCTGCCGCTGTTGCTGCCCGGCACGCTGAGCGCGGCGTTGCTGGTGTTTGTCGATGTACTCAAGGAAATGCCCGCCACCCTGCTGATGCGCCCGTTTGGCTGGGACACGCTGGCCGTGCGGATCTTTGAAATGACCAGCGAGGGCGAGTGGGCGCGTGCATCGCTGCCGGCGCTGACCCTGGTGTTGGTTGGTTTATTGCCGGTCATCGGCCTGATCCGCCGCTCGGCGCACCGAAACACTTAG
- the gcvP gene encoding aminomethyl-transferring glycine dehydrogenase, with product MSQLPSLSQLRDPEAFLRRHLGPDATEQQAMLDSLGLGSRVELIEQTVPPGIRLNRALDLPPALDEQAALAKLRGYAEQNQVWTSLIGMGYHGTLTPTVILRNVLENPGWYTAYTPYQPEIAQGRLEALLNFQQLTIDLTGLELANASLLDEATAAAEAMALAKRVAKSKSNLFFVDENCHPQTISVVQTRAEGFGFELIIDAVDNLGQHQVFGALLQYPDTHGEIRDLRPVIDQLHAQQALACVATDLLSLLLLTPPGELGADVVFGSSQRFGVPMGYGGPHAAFFASREEYKRAIPGRIIGVSKDARGNVALRMALQTREQHIRREKANSNICTAQVLLANIASCYAVYHGPQGLKRIAQRVHRLTCILAAGLERHGLQRVNGQFFDTLTLEVGGAQSAIIDSARAAQINLRILGRGRVGLSLDETCDANTVAKLFDVLLGADHGLNVDEIDAEELVSGIPEHLQRNTPYLRHPVFNAHHSETEMLRYLKQLENKDLALNQSMIPLGSCTMKLNATSEMIPITWPQFANLHPFAPREQAVGYTLMIEELQRWLCAITGFDAICMQPNSGAQGEYAGLLAIRKYHESRQQGARDICLIPSSAHGTNPASAQMAGMRVVIVECDEAGNVDLDDLKTKAAEAGDKLSCLMATYPSTHGVYEEGISEICEVIHQHGGQVYMDGANLNAQVGLARPADIGADVAHMNLHKTFCIPHGGGGPGMGPIGIRAHLAPFVANHPVVPIDGPLPQNGAVNAAPWGSASILPISWMYIAMMGPQLADASEVAILAANYLAQHLSGAFPVLYTGRNGRVAHECILDLRPLKAQTGISEEDVAKRLMDYGFHAPTMSFPVPGTLMVEPTESESKAELDRFIGAMLSIRAEITEVQNGNWPAEDNPLKRAPHTLADVTGVWERPYSIEQGITPDAHTKAHKYWPAVNRVDNVYGDRNLFCACVPVDDYR from the coding sequence ATGTCCCAGTTGCCATCCTTGAGCCAGTTACGCGACCCCGAAGCCTTCCTGCGCCGCCATTTGGGCCCCGACGCCACCGAACAACAGGCAATGCTCGACAGCCTCGGCCTCGGCAGCCGGGTCGAACTGATCGAGCAGACGGTGCCGCCGGGCATTCGTCTGAATCGGGCGCTGGATTTGCCGCCGGCCCTCGACGAACAGGCGGCGCTGGCCAAACTGCGCGGGTATGCCGAGCAGAACCAGGTGTGGACCAGCCTGATCGGCATGGGTTACCACGGCACGCTGACGCCAACCGTCATCTTGCGTAACGTGCTGGAAAATCCCGGCTGGTACACCGCGTACACCCCGTATCAACCGGAGATCGCCCAGGGCCGTCTCGAAGCGTTGTTGAATTTCCAGCAACTGACCATCGACCTCACCGGACTTGAACTGGCCAACGCCTCGTTGCTCGACGAAGCCACGGCCGCCGCGGAAGCCATGGCGCTGGCCAAGCGTGTGGCGAAGTCGAAGAGCAATCTGTTTTTCGTTGATGAAAACTGTCATCCGCAGACCATTTCCGTGGTGCAGACCCGCGCCGAAGGCTTCGGTTTCGAGCTGATCATCGACGCTGTGGATAACCTCGGCCAGCATCAGGTGTTCGGCGCGTTGCTGCAGTATCCCGACACACACGGCGAGATCCGTGATCTGCGCCCGGTGATTGATCAGCTGCACGCGCAGCAGGCGCTGGCCTGTGTCGCCACCGATCTGCTGAGTTTGTTGCTGTTGACGCCGCCAGGTGAGCTGGGCGCGGATGTGGTGTTCGGTTCGTCCCAGCGCTTTGGTGTACCCATGGGCTACGGTGGCCCGCACGCGGCGTTTTTCGCCAGCCGCGAGGAATACAAACGGGCGATTCCCGGGCGGATCATCGGCGTGTCAAAAGACGCTCGTGGCAATGTCGCGTTGCGCATGGCCCTGCAAACCCGTGAGCAACATATTCGCCGGGAGAAGGCCAACTCGAACATCTGCACCGCGCAGGTGCTGCTGGCCAACATCGCCAGTTGCTACGCGGTGTATCACGGGCCGCAAGGCTTGAAACGCATTGCCCAGCGGGTTCATCGGCTGACCTGCATCCTGGCGGCGGGCCTGGAGCGCCATGGCCTGCAGCGGGTCAACGGGCAGTTTTTCGACACCCTCACGCTGGAGGTGGGCGGCGCGCAGAGCGCGATCATCGACAGCGCCAGGGCCGCGCAGATCAACCTGCGGATTCTCGGCCGTGGCCGAGTGGGGTTGAGCCTCGACGAGACTTGCGATGCAAACACGGTGGCCAAACTATTTGATGTGCTGTTGGGCGCCGATCATGGGCTGAACGTCGACGAAATTGATGCAGAAGAGCTGGTTTCCGGGATTCCCGAGCACCTGCAACGCAACACGCCGTACCTGCGCCATCCAGTGTTCAATGCGCATCACAGCGAAACCGAGATGCTGCGCTACCTCAAGCAACTGGAGAACAAGGATCTGGCGCTCAACCAGTCGATGATCCCGCTGGGCTCCTGCACCATGAAACTCAATGCCACCAGCGAGATGATCCCGATCACCTGGCCGCAGTTCGCCAACCTGCACCCGTTTGCGCCTCGGGAGCAGGCGGTCGGTTACACCTTGATGATCGAAGAACTGCAGCGCTGGTTGTGCGCGATCACCGGGTTCGATGCGATCTGCATGCAGCCTAACTCCGGAGCTCAGGGCGAATACGCCGGGCTGCTGGCGATTCGCAAATATCACGAGAGCCGACAGCAGGGCGCGCGGGATATCTGCCTGATTCCGTCTTCGGCCCACGGCACCAACCCGGCCTCGGCGCAGATGGCCGGGATGCGCGTGGTGATCGTCGAGTGCGACGAGGCCGGCAACGTCGATCTGGACGACCTGAAAACCAAGGCTGCCGAGGCGGGGGACAAGTTGTCGTGTCTGATGGCGACCTATCCGTCGACCCATGGTGTGTACGAGGAGGGCATCAGCGAGATCTGCGAAGTTATCCACCAGCACGGCGGGCAGGTGTACATGGACGGCGCCAATCTCAATGCGCAGGTCGGGCTGGCGCGGCCGGCGGACATTGGCGCCGATGTGGCGCACATGAACCTGCACAAGACTTTCTGCATTCCCCATGGCGGCGGCGGGCCGGGCATGGGGCCGATCGGCATTCGCGCGCATCTGGCGCCGTTCGTTGCCAATCACCCGGTGGTGCCGATTGACGGCCCGCTGCCACAGAACGGCGCGGTCAACGCGGCGCCGTGGGGCAGTGCGAGCATTTTGCCGATCAGCTGGATGTACATCGCGATGATGGGGCCGCAACTGGCGGATGCCAGCGAAGTGGCGATCCTTGCGGCGAATTATCTGGCGCAGCATTTATCCGGCGCATTCCCGGTGCTCTACACCGGACGCAACGGGCGGGTGGCCCATGAGTGCATTCTTGATCTGCGGCCGTTGAAGGCGCAGACCGGGATCAGTGAAGAGGACGTCGCCAAGCGCCTGATGGACTATGGCTTCCATGCACCGACCATGTCATTCCCGGTGCCAGGGACGTTGATGGTCGAGCCGACCGAGAGCGAGTCCAAGGCCGAACTCGATCGGTTCATCGGCGCAATGCTGAGCATCCGCGCGGAGATCACCGAAGTGCAGAACGGTAACTGGCCGGCGGAAGACAACCCGCTCAAGCGCGCGCCGCATACCCTGGCGGATGTCACCGGAGTGTGGGAGCGGCCTTACAGCATCGAGCAGGGGATCACCCCGGATGCGCACACCAAGGCGCACAAGTATTGGCCGGCGGTGAATCGGGTGGATAACGTTTATGGGGATCGCAATCTGTTTTGTGCCTGCGTCCCGGTGGACGATTACCGCTGA
- a CDS encoding 2-octaprenyl-3-methyl-6-methoxy-1,4-benzoquinol hydroxylase yields MRADLLIVGAGMVGSALALALQDSGLEVLLLDGSPLSVKPFDAAAPFEPRVSALSAASQRILERLGVWDGIAQRRSSPYTDMHVWDGSGTGQIHFSASSVHAEVLGHIVENRVVQDALLDRLHDCDLGMLANARLEQMRRSGDDWLLTLADGRQLRAPLVIAADGANSAVRRLTGVATREWDYLHHAIVTSVRSSKPHRMTAWQRFTDHGPLAFLPLERDGQQDWCSIVWSTTPSEAERLMALDETAFCRELDRAFEGCLGEVISADPRLCVPLRQRHAKRYVAEGLALIGDAAHTIHPLAGQGVNLGFLDAAVLAEVLLQAAERGERLADVKVLSRYERRRMPHNLALMAAMEGFERLFQADPLPLRWLRNAGLKLVEQMPEAKALFVREALGLTGDLPALAKP; encoded by the coding sequence ATGCGCGCAGATCTGCTGATTGTCGGAGCCGGAATGGTCGGCAGCGCCCTCGCGTTGGCGTTGCAGGACAGCGGCCTGGAAGTGTTGCTGCTCGACGGCAGCCCGCTGAGCGTCAAACCGTTCGATGCCGCCGCGCCGTTCGAGCCGCGAGTGAGCGCCTTGTCGGCGGCCAGTCAGCGGATTCTCGAACGCCTCGGCGTCTGGGACGGTATCGCCCAGCGTCGCAGCAGCCCGTACACCGACATGCACGTGTGGGACGGCAGCGGCACCGGACAGATTCATTTTTCGGCGAGCAGTGTGCATGCCGAAGTGCTCGGTCATATCGTCGAAAACCGCGTGGTGCAGGATGCCTTGCTCGATCGTTTGCACGATTGCGATCTGGGCATGCTGGCCAACGCACGGCTGGAGCAGATGCGCCGCTCCGGCGACGACTGGCTGCTGACCCTGGCCGATGGCCGGCAGTTGCGTGCGCCGCTGGTGATTGCCGCGGACGGCGCCAACTCGGCGGTGCGCCGCCTGACCGGCGTCGCCACCCGCGAGTGGGATTACCTGCACCACGCCATCGTCACCAGTGTGCGCAGCAGCAAGCCACACCGGATGACCGCGTGGCAGCGCTTCACCGATCACGGGCCGCTGGCGTTTCTGCCGCTGGAACGTGACGGGCAGCAGGACTGGTGCTCGATCGTCTGGTCGACCACCCCGAGTGAAGCCGAACGCCTGATGGCGCTGGATGAAACCGCATTCTGCCGTGAGCTGGACCGGGCGTTCGAAGGCTGCCTGGGCGAGGTGATCAGCGCTGATCCGCGCCTGTGCGTGCCGTTGCGTCAACGGCATGCCAAGCGCTACGTCGCCGAAGGGCTGGCGCTGATAGGTGATGCGGCGCATACCATTCACCCGTTGGCCGGGCAGGGTGTGAACCTGGGCTTCCTCGATGCAGCGGTGCTGGCTGAAGTGCTGTTGCAGGCTGCCGAACGTGGTGAGCGTCTGGCCGATGTGAAAGTGCTGAGCCGCTACGAACGCCGGCGCATGCCGCATAACCTGGCGCTGATGGCGGCGATGGAGGGCTTCGAGCGTCTGTTCCAGGCCGATCCGCTGCCGCTGCGCTGGTTGCGTAATGCCGGGTTGAAGCTGGTGGAGCAGATGCCGGAGGCGAAGGCGTTGTTTGTGCGTGAGGCGCTGGGGTTGACCGGCGACCTGCCAGCGCTGGCCAAACCCTGA